Proteins from a single region of Companilactobacillus farciminis KCTC 3681 = DSM 20184:
- a CDS encoding FtsW/RodA/SpoVE family cell cycle protein — protein sequence MKKLKKIDLWIVIPYILLLGIGIVMVYSASFYNSLIAGGSTNQYLIKQAIYAVLGIFLCYVTFMLKERILKSQRILSMVMLITVGSLFYLLGRALIDPSSRVNGASAWISLKIFNFQPLEFAKLFLIMFLALVLTNKQNRLIRKQGWKEVFREVLQPMIIVASIIIMVLVQPDIGGALILSLITLVLLASSTIPGKLIAELSAFLLTVFIGVVVMITKFPPNFVKTNYAYQRFLAMQHPFQLEQKSGAQLVNSFYAISNGGIFGTGLGNSIQKRGYLPEPHTDFILSIISEELGLVGVAFILGLLLIIILRMISLGLRSKKSYNSLVYYGVATMILAQTVLNVGGLLGLIPLTGVTLPFISYGGSSLLILSVALGIVLNLEATTKFEKMKKR from the coding sequence GTGAAAAAATTAAAGAAAATAGACTTATGGATCGTGATTCCATATATTCTGTTATTGGGTATAGGCATCGTGATGGTGTATTCAGCCAGTTTTTATAATTCTTTAATAGCTGGTGGCAGTACTAATCAATATTTGATCAAGCAAGCCATCTATGCGGTGTTGGGGATTTTTCTATGTTATGTAACTTTTATGCTGAAAGAGCGGATCTTAAAGAGTCAGCGGATTTTGAGTATGGTAATGCTGATTACAGTCGGTTCGTTATTTTACTTGTTAGGACGTGCTTTGATTGATCCTAGTAGTCGTGTTAACGGGGCCTCGGCTTGGATCAGTTTGAAGATATTTAACTTTCAACCATTGGAATTTGCTAAGTTGTTTTTGATCATGTTTTTGGCATTAGTTTTGACTAATAAACAAAATCGTCTGATTAGAAAACAAGGTTGGAAAGAAGTTTTTCGAGAAGTTTTACAACCGATGATAATTGTAGCCTCAATCATCATCATGGTGCTCGTGCAACCAGATATTGGTGGGGCTTTGATTTTGTCGTTGATAACTTTGGTTTTGTTGGCGTCATCAACTATTCCGGGAAAATTAATTGCTGAATTGAGTGCTTTCTTATTGACGGTTTTCATTGGTGTCGTAGTTATGATAACCAAGTTTCCACCTAATTTTGTGAAAACTAATTATGCTTATCAACGTTTCTTAGCTATGCAGCATCCGTTTCAATTGGAACAAAAGTCTGGAGCGCAGTTGGTTAATTCTTTTTACGCTATTAGTAATGGTGGGATTTTCGGTACTGGCTTAGGAAATAGTATTCAAAAGCGTGGTTATTTGCCCGAACCGCACACTGATTTTATCTTGTCGATCATCAGTGAAGAATTGGGCTTAGTTGGCGTGGCTTTTATTTTAGGCTTATTGTTGATTATTATTTTGAGAATGATTTCTTTAGGACTTCGTTCGAAAAAATCTTATAATTCATTAGTTTATTATGGCGTGGCGACAATGATTTTGGCTCAAACGGTCTTAAATGTTGGTGGATTGTTAGGATTGATTCCATTGACTGGTGTTACCTTGCCATTTATTAGTTATGGTGGTTCCAGTCTGTTGATTTTATCAGTCGCCTTAGGAATCGTTTTGAACCTTGAAGCAACGACGAAGTTTGAAAAAATGAAAAAAAGGTGA
- the rsmD gene encoding 16S rRNA (guanine(966)-N(2))-methyltransferase RsmD, with product MKVVSGKFRGLNLKAVPTNNTRPTSAKVKEAVFSMLSPYMVDGVALDLFAGTGSLGIEAVSRGYQQAYLVDKAYKAINTIKENVEKTREEDSFVVIKSSATEALKKFEDEKVKFDLVFLDPPYRMKITEQIISDMVDNDLLNDGAVIVDETNYDIDLELEQIELIKEKRYKDTKVAMYRFGG from the coding sequence ATGAAGGTAGTTTCAGGTAAATTTCGAGGGCTCAATTTAAAAGCAGTTCCGACTAATAACACGCGTCCAACTTCGGCCAAAGTAAAAGAAGCAGTTTTTAGCATGCTATCGCCGTATATGGTTGATGGTGTCGCTTTAGACTTATTTGCTGGAACCGGTAGTTTAGGGATTGAAGCTGTCTCTAGAGGTTATCAGCAAGCTTATTTAGTTGATAAGGCTTATAAAGCTATCAATACTATTAAGGAAAATGTCGAAAAAACTCGTGAAGAAGATAGTTTCGTAGTAATTAAGTCCAGTGCCACAGAAGCTTTGAAGAAGTTTGAAGACGAAAAGGTCAAATTTGATTTAGTATTCTTAGATCCACCGTATCGGATGAAGATTACTGAACAAATTATTTCTGATATGGTTGACAATGACTTGTTAAATGATGGGGCAGTTATTGTCGATGAAACAAATTATGACATTGATTTAGAACTAGAACAGATTGAATTGATCAAAGAAAAAAGATATAAAGATACTAAAGTAGCGATGTATCGATTTGGGGGTTAA
- a CDS encoding helix-hairpin-helix domain-containing protein: MNEFLDYIKQNKLIVIVLSILILGVGGYWWTNKTPAVKNDIKTEIKTSPKAPKKTTSMPKNKLVAVDIQGAVKKPGVYQVKENSLVQTAIQLAGGLADNADTKQINQAKRVSDQMQVYVPVVGSTSAVSTSASTKGEKVNINNAKAEDFKDVTGIGPKKAEKIIAFREKNGNFKSLHDLTKVSGIGEKSLDSLKDQLTV, from the coding sequence ATGAATGAATTTTTAGACTATATCAAACAAAATAAATTAATAGTCATTGTGTTAAGCATTTTAATTTTAGGAGTCGGGGGTTATTGGTGGACTAATAAAACCCCGGCAGTCAAAAATGATATCAAGACTGAGATAAAGACTTCTCCCAAAGCTCCTAAAAAAACAACTTCGATGCCTAAAAATAAGTTAGTGGCGGTCGATATTCAAGGAGCAGTAAAAAAGCCGGGTGTCTATCAAGTTAAAGAGAACTCCCTAGTTCAGACGGCGATTCAATTGGCTGGCGGTTTAGCTGACAATGCGGATACTAAGCAGATAAATCAGGCAAAAAGGGTATCTGATCAAATGCAAGTTTATGTACCAGTCGTTGGCTCTACCAGTGCGGTTTCAACTAGTGCCTCCACTAAAGGTGAGAAGGTAAATATTAACAATGCTAAAGCTGAAGATTTCAAGGATGTTACCGGGATTGGACCTAAAAAAGCTGAAAAAATCATTGCTTTTCGAGAAAAAAACGGTAATTTCAAAAGTTTGCACGATTTGACGAAAGTATCTGGCATTGGCGAGAAGAGTTTGGATTCTT
- the coaD gene encoding pantetheine-phosphate adenylyltransferase has product MSEKIGLYAGSFDPITNGHLDIIHRSAKLFDKLYVVPMTNTSKNYLFTYQEKKAFIEAETTDLDNVEVYDGKGELSTKLAKDLGAQFLVRSMRNPDDFGYESGVASINKVLDKNIETIFLLANGKYATISSSMMKEVAKFGGDISEFVPPAVAKALIKKLRKE; this is encoded by the coding sequence ATGTCTGAAAAGATTGGACTTTATGCGGGAAGTTTTGATCCAATTACCAATGGTCATTTGGATATTATTCATCGATCAGCTAAATTATTCGACAAATTGTATGTTGTACCGATGACGAATACTTCAAAAAATTACTTATTTACATATCAAGAGAAGAAAGCTTTTATTGAAGCCGAGACGACTGATTTAGATAATGTTGAAGTTTATGATGGAAAAGGTGAACTGTCTACTAAGCTGGCTAAGGATTTAGGAGCACAATTTCTAGTGCGTTCCATGCGTAATCCCGATGATTTTGGCTATGAATCAGGTGTCGCTTCAATCAATAAAGTTTTGGATAAAAATATTGAAACGATATTCCTGCTAGCTAATGGCAAGTATGCTACGATATCATCATCAATGATGAAAGAGGTAGCAAAATTTGGTGGCGATATTTCTGAATTTGTTCCTCCAGCTGTTGCTAAAGCATTGATAAAGAAGTTGAGGAAGGAATAA
- a CDS encoding YlbG family protein, with protein sequence MYKKVERQALYVWVYSLKWRKKLQRYGTIYYTSPKMKYVMLYVNSEKVSEVRKELISKNYVKRVALAHRKELDEHFVLKSKNTEEED encoded by the coding sequence ATGTACAAAAAAGTGGAACGTCAGGCGCTGTATGTCTGGGTCTACTCACTAAAATGGAGAAAAAAATTGCAACGTTATGGAACAATTTATTACACTTCTCCCAAAATGAAATATGTTATGTTGTATGTCAATTCAGAAAAGGTTTCAGAAGTTAGAAAAGAATTGATTTCTAAAAATTATGTTAAACGTGTAGCATTGGCTCATCGAAAAGAGTTGGATGAACATTTTGTCTTAAAATCTAAGAATACTGAAGAGGAAGATTAA
- a CDS encoding SepM family pheromone-processing serine protease has product MKFNKTRNKVFGAIFIFIVVVAFFFYPTKYYLEVPGSAEDTSQFVKVAGKHDQKKGNLLLTTVGIVNGTPFTLLKSVGNNFETIYSQQELMGDETNEEYLRVQQYYMKSATNNAIQAAYSKADKPFTKKYLGVYVMDVMDNSDFKNKLAIGDTITSINGYHFNNADQFIKYVKKQNKKSTVKIKFTRDGKEKTASGKLVKLADTKRFGLGITLTDNTEAKGKPATKIDAGSIGGPSAGLMFTLQVYSQIANKDLKAGRTIAGTGTISPDGTVGPIGGIEKKVYAASQEGATVFFAPDDPVTKLIKKYEPGYVNNYHLALRAAKKIHTKMKIVPVKNLNDAINYLEKTKQSK; this is encoded by the coding sequence TTGAAGTTCAACAAAACTAGAAACAAAGTTTTTGGTGCTATTTTTATTTTCATAGTTGTGGTGGCATTTTTCTTCTACCCAACTAAATATTATTTGGAAGTACCCGGTTCAGCAGAAGATACTTCTCAATTTGTTAAAGTTGCTGGTAAGCACGATCAAAAAAAAGGCAATCTGTTGTTGACGACAGTTGGAATTGTTAATGGAACACCATTTACGCTCCTAAAATCCGTTGGCAATAATTTTGAGACCATCTATTCGCAACAGGAATTGATGGGCGATGAGACTAATGAAGAGTATTTACGCGTTCAACAGTATTACATGAAGTCAGCTACGAACAATGCCATTCAGGCCGCTTATTCTAAAGCTGACAAGCCCTTTACGAAAAAGTACTTGGGTGTGTATGTTATGGACGTGATGGATAATTCTGACTTTAAGAATAAACTAGCAATTGGCGATACGATAACATCAATCAACGGTTACCACTTCAACAACGCTGATCAATTTATCAAGTATGTCAAAAAGCAAAATAAGAAATCTACGGTAAAAATTAAGTTTACCCGTGATGGCAAGGAAAAAACTGCTAGTGGTAAGTTAGTCAAATTAGCTGATACAAAACGTTTTGGCTTAGGCATTACTTTGACTGATAATACTGAAGCAAAAGGTAAGCCGGCGACAAAGATCGATGCAGGTAGTATCGGTGGTCCATCAGCTGGTTTGATGTTTACCTTGCAAGTTTATTCGCAAATTGCTAACAAAGATTTAAAGGCTGGACGTACGATAGCGGGAACGGGAACTATTTCTCCAGATGGTACGGTCGGTCCAATCGGTGGAATCGAGAAGAAAGTTTATGCTGCTTCTCAAGAAGGTGCAACAGTTTTCTTTGCTCCCGATGATCCGGTTACAAAATTGATCAAAAAATATGAACCTGGCTACGTTAATAACTACCACTTAGCTTTACGTGCCGCTAAAAAAATTCATACCAAGATGAAAATCGTTCCTGTAAAGAACTTGAATGATGCAATTAATTATCTTGAAAAGACAAAACAGTCCAAATAA